A genomic window from Deinococcus detaillensis includes:
- a CDS encoding YncE family protein has protein sequence MKLLRRLAVVLSLAALSPSHALNLYAHTAAGMLSPAVKGVPARVYVPNGLDSTVSVIDPKTFKVLSTFRVDTEPQHVVAAHDLQTLYVVSDKGRQSLTPIDPRSGQPGKPVPTPDPYNLYFTPDGKYALVVAENQARLDFLAVKTMTPAFSIAVPCQGVNHMDFSPDGQHLLAACEFSGDLIKLDLTSRGVTGKLHVGGMPQDVRIAPDGKVYYVADMMSNGLHVIDGSGPVPKKIGFIPTGKGAHGLYPSRDATRLFISNRDEGSVSVLNFAKRKLIAKWKIPGGGSPDMGSVSADGKQLWLSGRRSNVVYVFDTKSGTLLKKIKVGNGPHGLTFFPQPGRYSLGHTGNYR, from the coding sequence ATGAAGCTTCTGCGGCGCTTGGCGGTGGTGCTCAGCTTAGCGGCGTTGAGTCCGTCGCACGCCCTCAATCTCTATGCCCACACCGCTGCGGGAATGCTCAGCCCAGCCGTCAAAGGTGTTCCCGCCCGCGTCTACGTTCCCAATGGTCTGGACAGCACCGTCAGCGTCATCGATCCCAAAACGTTCAAAGTCCTGTCCACCTTCCGCGTCGACACTGAGCCGCAGCATGTGGTGGCCGCACACGACCTCCAGACGCTGTACGTCGTCAGCGACAAAGGGCGGCAATCGCTGACCCCGATTGACCCGCGCAGCGGCCAACCGGGTAAGCCGGTTCCCACGCCCGATCCTTACAACCTCTATTTCACGCCGGACGGTAAATACGCTTTGGTGGTGGCTGAAAATCAGGCCCGCTTGGACTTTCTGGCCGTTAAAACCATGACGCCCGCTTTCTCCATCGCCGTGCCGTGTCAGGGCGTCAACCACATGGATTTCAGCCCCGATGGTCAGCACCTTCTGGCCGCCTGCGAGTTCAGCGGCGACCTCATCAAACTTGACCTGACCTCCCGCGGCGTTACCGGGAAGCTGCACGTCGGCGGAATGCCGCAGGACGTGCGAATCGCGCCGGACGGTAAGGTCTACTACGTGGCGGACATGATGAGCAACGGGCTGCACGTTATTGACGGCTCAGGGCCAGTTCCGAAGAAGATCGGTTTCATTCCCACCGGCAAAGGCGCACATGGGTTGTATCCCAGTCGCGACGCGACCCGCCTGTTCATCTCCAACCGTGACGAGGGTAGCGTCAGCGTGCTGAATTTTGCCAAACGCAAGCTGATCGCCAAGTGGAAGATTCCCGGCGGCGGCAGTCCCGACATGGGCAGCGTCTCGGCGGATGGCAAGCAACTGTGGCTGTCGGGTCGGCGCAGCAACGTGGTTTACGTCTTTGATACCAAAAGTGGCACACTCCTCAAGAAAATCAAAGTCGGCAACGGGCCGCACGGCCTGACCTTCTTTCCGCAGCCGGGCCGCTATTCGCTGGGTCACACTGGAAATTACCGCTAA
- a CDS encoding fasciclin domain-containing protein, producing the protein MKNTTVVLFAALALGSASAQGTDTIAGIVTKDAQFSTLLAALKAAGLDKTLAGKGPFTVFAPTNAAFAKIPKATLDALLKNKKELAKVLTYHVVAGDVMAADVVKMKSAKTLEGSSVKINVMGKNVMVDKANVTKTDIKASNGVIHVIDTVLMPKM; encoded by the coding sequence ATGAAAAATACAACTGTAGTTCTTTTTGCGGCCCTCGCTCTCGGCAGTGCTTCAGCTCAGGGAACGGACACCATTGCCGGCATCGTCACCAAAGACGCGCAGTTCAGCACTCTGCTCGCGGCTCTCAAAGCGGCTGGCCTCGACAAGACACTGGCCGGCAAGGGGCCGTTCACGGTATTCGCACCGACCAACGCAGCGTTCGCCAAGATTCCCAAAGCCACCCTGGACGCCCTGCTCAAAAACAAAAAAGAACTCGCCAAAGTGCTGACCTACCACGTGGTCGCCGGTGACGTGATGGCCGCCGACGTCGTCAAAATGAAGTCTGCCAAGACCTTGGAAGGTTCCAGCGTCAAGATCAATGTGATGGGCAAGAACGTGATGGTGGATAAAGCCAACGTCACCAAGACCGACATCAAAGCGTCGAACGGCGTCATTCACGTCATCGACACGGTACTGATGCCGAAAATGTAA
- a CDS encoding COG4705 family protein, protein MSLGTLDQNTALKTMLCKVPEVTLFFWIIKILCTTIGETAADFLNTNLNLGLTGTTLVMGAVLAAILVVQFRSRRYVPVVYWLAVMLISVVGTLITDNMTDNFGISLWASSGIFSVALAATFVAWYASEKTLSIHSIFTFKREVFYWLAVLFTFALGTATGDLVAEKLALGYWPSALIFGGIIALVAFAHAFLRLGAVLAFWIAYILTRPLGASIGDFLSQPKDAAGLNLGTLITSAIFLILIGAVIIYLTTTHRDQIQAASTV, encoded by the coding sequence ATGAGTTTAGGAACCCTCGATCAGAACACCGCCCTCAAAACCATGCTCTGCAAGGTGCCGGAAGTCACGCTGTTTTTCTGGATCATTAAGATTTTGTGTACCACCATCGGCGAGACAGCGGCGGATTTTTTGAATACCAATCTGAATCTGGGCCTGACCGGCACCACGCTGGTCATGGGCGCGGTGCTCGCGGCAATCTTGGTGGTGCAGTTCCGGTCGCGCCGCTATGTGCCGGTGGTCTACTGGCTGGCGGTGATGCTCATCAGCGTGGTCGGCACCCTGATTACCGACAATATGACCGACAATTTCGGCATCAGTTTATGGGCCTCCAGCGGGATTTTCTCAGTGGCCTTGGCTGCGACGTTTGTGGCTTGGTACGCCAGCGAGAAAACACTGTCTATCCACAGCATTTTTACGTTCAAGCGCGAAGTATTTTATTGGCTGGCGGTGCTGTTCACCTTTGCGCTCGGAACGGCGACGGGCGATTTGGTGGCTGAGAAGCTGGCGCTGGGCTACTGGCCCTCAGCGCTGATCTTTGGCGGCATCATTGCGCTGGTGGCGTTTGCCCACGCCTTCTTACGCTTGGGCGCAGTGCTGGCCTTTTGGATCGCTTACATCCTGACCCGGCCTCTGGGCGCGTCTATCGGCGACTTTTTGTCGCAGCCCAAAGACGCGGCCGGCCTAAACCTTGGCACGCTAATCACCAGCGCTATTTTTCTGATTTTAATCGGCGCGGTGATCATCTACCTCACCACCACCCACCGAGACCAGATTCAAGCTGCCAGTACAGTTTAA
- the thrS gene encoding threonine--tRNA ligase, which yields MHVFLPDGKQLDLPEHATALDAAKAIGPRLAQDALAATANGVLTDLVTPLPEGAEISLITKKNPGQAQSVFRHSLAHTMSQAVGEYYGRKGFPKEAVKRGVGPSIENGFYQDFDLPEPLREEDLPDVEAIMREIIGRNLDITRADVGKAAALEQFSYDPYKVELISELPDDEPITFYTQGDYVDLCRGPHFPSTGKLPTAFKLTSTSGAYWRGNEKNPILQRIYGVAFASQKELDEYLERLEEAKKRDHRKLGRELELFTIDPLVGKGLPLWLPNGTVLREELTRFLREQQFQRGYQGVITPNIGNLELYKVSGHYQNYSDSNFSPITVDDEQYMLKPMNCPHHVRIYAAKPRSYRDLPVRLAEFGTVYRYEQSGELNGLTRVRGFTQDDAHIFCRPDQLKTEFLNVLDLTVLVLKTFGMNDVRFRVGTRDEGGDKYVGSDENWTAAEAQIIEAVSEVGLPYSIEPGDAAFYGPKLDFVVRDVIGREWQLGTIQVDYNLPERFDISYTGEDGQEHRPVMIHRAPFGSLERFVGILIEHYGGDFPLWLAPRQIAIIPIADRHNAYAEELRAELHAAGLRAEVDGSSNRMNAKVRQAELSKIPVMLIVGDKEQEERAVSVRERTPEGHKERKGVGFGDLKTELLERYQTRA from the coding sequence ATGCACGTTTTTTTACCTGACGGAAAACAACTCGACCTTCCCGAACACGCCACTGCACTCGACGCCGCCAAAGCCATCGGCCCGCGCCTGGCACAAGACGCCCTGGCCGCCACTGCCAACGGCGTGCTGACGGATCTGGTCACGCCGCTGCCCGAAGGCGCAGAAATCAGCCTGATCACCAAGAAAAACCCTGGACAGGCCCAGAGCGTCTTCCGGCACTCGCTGGCCCACACCATGAGTCAGGCGGTGGGCGAATACTACGGGCGCAAGGGGTTTCCCAAGGAAGCCGTCAAGCGCGGGGTGGGGCCGAGCATCGAGAACGGTTTTTATCAAGATTTTGATTTGCCCGAGCCGCTGCGCGAAGAAGACTTGCCGGATGTTGAAGCCATCATGCGCGAGATCATCGGGCGCAACTTGGACATCACACGGGCTGACGTGGGCAAGGCGGCGGCGCTGGAGCAGTTCAGCTACGATCCTTACAAAGTGGAACTGATCTCGGAGCTGCCCGACGACGAGCCGATCACCTTCTACACGCAAGGCGACTACGTGGACTTGTGCCGGGGGCCGCACTTTCCCAGCACTGGCAAGTTGCCCACCGCCTTCAAGCTGACCAGCACCTCGGGCGCATACTGGCGCGGCAACGAAAAAAATCCGATCTTGCAGCGCATCTACGGCGTGGCTTTTGCTTCCCAAAAAGAGTTGGACGAATACCTGGAACGCTTGGAAGAAGCCAAGAAGCGCGACCACCGCAAGCTGGGCCGCGAGCTGGAGCTGTTCACCATTGACCCCCTTGTTGGCAAGGGTCTGCCACTGTGGCTGCCCAACGGCACCGTGCTGCGCGAGGAATTGACCCGCTTTCTGCGCGAGCAACAATTTCAGCGCGGCTATCAGGGCGTAATTACCCCCAACATCGGCAATCTGGAGCTGTATAAGGTGTCGGGCCACTATCAGAACTACAGCGACAGCAACTTCTCGCCGATCACGGTAGACGACGAGCAGTACATGCTCAAGCCGATGAACTGCCCGCACCACGTCCGCATCTACGCCGCCAAGCCGCGCAGCTACCGCGACCTTCCGGTGCGGCTGGCTGAGTTCGGCACGGTCTACCGCTACGAGCAGTCTGGCGAACTCAACGGCCTGACGCGGGTGCGCGGCTTTACCCAGGACGATGCCCACATCTTTTGCCGCCCCGATCAGCTCAAGACCGAGTTTTTGAACGTGCTGGATTTGACGGTGCTGGTGCTGAAAACCTTTGGCATGAACGATGTGCGCTTCCGGGTAGGCACCCGCGACGAAGGGGGCGACAAGTACGTGGGCAGCGACGAAAACTGGACGGCTGCCGAGGCTCAGATTATCGAGGCGGTGAGCGAAGTGGGCCTGCCGTACAGCATCGAGCCCGGCGACGCCGCCTTCTACGGCCCCAAGCTCGACTTCGTGGTGCGCGACGTGATCGGGCGAGAGTGGCAGCTCGGCACCATTCAGGTGGACTACAACCTGCCGGAGCGCTTCGACATCAGCTATACCGGCGAGGACGGTCAGGAACACCGACCCGTGATGATTCACCGCGCACCGTTTGGCAGCTTGGAGCGCTTCGTGGGCATTTTGATCGAGCATTACGGCGGCGACTTCCCGCTGTGGCTGGCCCCGCGCCAGATTGCCATCATCCCTATTGCCGACCGTCACAATGCCTATGCCGAAGAACTCCGCGCCGAGTTGCACGCGGCGGGCCTCCGGGCCGAGGTGGACGGCTCTAGCAACCGAATGAACGCCAAAGTGCGTCAGGCTGAGCTGTCTAAAATTCCGGTGATGCTGATCGTGGGCGACAAAGAGCAAGAAGAGCGGGCCGTCAGCGTCCGTGAGCGCACCCCCGAAGGCCACAAGGAGCGCAAGGGCGTGGGCTTCGGCGATTTGAAGACTGAGTTGCTGGAAAGGTATCAGACGCGGGCGTAA
- a CDS encoding class I SAM-dependent methyltransferase family protein: MTPTYEELARPLPLISPKRWYYGAVHRIMKLASPLSKGLSIGFEHGFDSGVMLEHVYQNTPTGKGPLGKLIDRVYLNSPGWTGIRARGELVKDALRAALHQHAPAQGDTLRLLDVACGGGRYDLEVLREFQDKRPDVTVQATLRDYAQVNVDSAQALGQKLGVHGVTYQRADAFSDADLAQATEGGLMDIAIVSGLHEILANDDLIHHHFKQLSGVLKPTGTLIYTLQPTHPQVEFIARTLPSNTGDLWVMRLRSAELIEGWAKEGGFTTGAKWTEPQGIFGVVLANKS, translated from the coding sequence ATGACCCCAACCTATGAAGAGCTGGCCCGTCCACTGCCCCTCATCAGCCCCAAGCGTTGGTATTACGGCGCGGTTCACCGCATCATGAAGCTGGCCAGCCCACTCAGCAAGGGTCTGAGCATCGGCTTCGAGCACGGCTTCGATTCGGGCGTGATGCTGGAACACGTCTACCAGAACACGCCCACTGGCAAGGGGCCGCTCGGCAAACTGATTGACCGCGTCTACCTCAATTCACCGGGCTGGACGGGGATTCGTGCACGCGGCGAACTGGTCAAGGACGCCCTGCGGGCAGCGCTGCACCAACACGCGCCCGCGCAGGGCGACACCCTGCGGCTGCTGGACGTGGCCTGCGGCGGCGGACGTTACGATTTGGAAGTCTTGCGGGAGTTCCAAGACAAGCGGCCCGACGTGACGGTGCAGGCGACTTTGCGCGACTACGCTCAGGTCAATGTGGACAGCGCTCAAGCTCTGGGCCAGAAACTCGGGGTGCACGGCGTGACTTATCAGCGGGCCGACGCCTTCAGCGACGCTGACTTGGCGCAGGCAACGGAAGGCGGCCTGATGGACATCGCCATCGTCTCGGGTCTGCACGAAATCCTGGCCAACGATGATTTGATCCATCACCACTTCAAACAGCTGAGCGGCGTCCTCAAGCCCACTGGCACGCTGATCTACACCTTGCAGCCGACCCACCCGCAGGTGGAATTTATTGCCCGCACCTTACCTTCCAACACCGGAGACCTGTGGGTGATGCGCCTCAGGAGCGCCGAGCTGATCGAAGGATGGGCCAAGGAAGGCGGCTTCACGACTGGAGCAAAGTGGACGGAGCCGCAAGGAATCTTCGGGGTGGTGCTGGCGAACAAAAGCTAA
- a CDS encoding lysophospholipid acyltransferase family protein yields the protein MPDSDSAGPHPWLRPLFFAAVVRPALLLGFGLGVRHRERLPQTGPAIMVANHNSHLDTLLLLSLFRLGALRTVRPAAAADYFGKSGAVRWITQNLIGAILIERHAEGGRRADPLAPLSAALLRGEIVLLFPEGTRGKPEVREAFKTGLAHLSRRHPEVPVIPVALRGLGHALPKGEWIPVPLNLYAAIGEAVESDPKNKQAFTRAVEAAIDALDAELPTAVWD from the coding sequence ATGCCCGACTCTGATTCGGCTGGCCCGCATCCGTGGTTGCGCCCGCTCTTTTTCGCGGCGGTGGTTCGGCCCGCACTGCTGCTGGGGTTCGGGCTGGGCGTGCGGCACCGTGAGAGATTGCCACAAACCGGCCCCGCCATCATGGTCGCCAACCACAACAGTCACCTCGACACCTTGCTGCTGCTCTCCTTGTTTCGGCTAGGGGCGCTCAGAACGGTCAGGCCCGCCGCCGCCGCCGACTATTTCGGCAAGTCGGGCGCGGTGCGCTGGATTACTCAGAATCTGATCGGAGCCATTTTGATTGAGCGCCACGCCGAGGGAGGCCGCCGCGCCGACCCACTCGCGCCGCTGAGCGCTGCCTTGTTACGCGGCGAAATCGTGCTGCTGTTTCCTGAAGGCACGCGCGGCAAGCCCGAAGTGCGCGAAGCGTTCAAAACTGGCCTGGCTCACCTCTCCCGCCGACATCCTGAAGTGCCGGTGATTCCGGTGGCGCTGCGCGGGCTGGGTCACGCGCTGCCCAAAGGCGAGTGGATTCCGGTGCCGCTCAATTTGTATGCGGCGATCGGTGAAGCGGTGGAGTCCGATCCCAAGAACAAGCAGGCCTTTACACGGGCGGTGGAAGCGGCGATTGACGCGCTGGACGCGGAGCTGCCCACTGCCGTGTGGGACTGA
- a CDS encoding phosphatidate cytidylyltransferase, protein MQGILDTLRGGVGLILGLILLLLLIATFISELVPKLRGRAGSPELISRVRAWWVMAGLFVLAVLVGKRVGIAFIMFLSYLALKEYLSLIPQRSADRKVLLWAYLAIPLQYLWVFTGRYGMFIIIVPVYLFLLLPFRLMLTGITQNFLRASSTLHWGLMMTVFCLGHLAYLLVLPPLHPAGGVGLLLYVVLVTQFNDVAQYVSGKSFGKHKIVPQVSPGKTWEGFIGGLICTAVLAVVIAPVITPLSVWEALILGLLLPAVGFIGDVTMSAVKRDLGVKDASSLIPGHGGILDRVDSLMFTAPVFFHFIYYFVYGPYR, encoded by the coding sequence ATGCAGGGTATCCTGGACACTTTGCGCGGCGGCGTCGGTCTGATTCTGGGCCTGATCTTGCTGCTGCTGCTGATCGCCACTTTTATCTCCGAACTCGTGCCCAAGTTGCGCGGAAGGGCTGGCAGCCCCGAACTGATCTCACGGGTGCGGGCGTGGTGGGTGATGGCGGGGCTGTTTGTGCTGGCGGTATTGGTCGGCAAACGGGTGGGCATCGCCTTCATCATGTTTTTGTCTTATCTGGCGCTCAAGGAATACCTCAGCCTGATTCCGCAGCGCAGCGCCGACCGCAAGGTGCTGCTGTGGGCCTACCTCGCCATTCCTCTGCAATATTTGTGGGTCTTTACCGGACGCTACGGCATGTTCATTATCATCGTGCCGGTCTACCTGTTTTTGCTGCTGCCCTTCCGGCTGATGCTCACCGGCATCACCCAGAACTTTTTGCGGGCCAGCTCCACCCTCCACTGGGGCCTGATGATGACGGTGTTTTGCTTGGGCCACCTGGCTTACTTGCTGGTGCTGCCGCCACTGCATCCGGCGGGCGGGGTGGGTCTGCTGCTCTACGTGGTACTGGTGACGCAGTTTAACGACGTGGCGCAGTATGTCAGCGGCAAGAGTTTCGGCAAACACAAAATCGTGCCGCAGGTCAGTCCCGGCAAAACCTGGGAAGGTTTTATCGGCGGCCTGATTTGCACGGCGGTGCTGGCAGTGGTGATTGCGCCGGTCATTACCCCGCTGAGCGTTTGGGAAGCGCTGATTCTGGGCCTGCTGCTGCCCGCCGTCGGCTTCATCGGCGACGTGACCATGAGCGCCGTCAAGCGTGATCTGGGGGTCAAGGACGCCTCCAGCTTAATTCCCGGCCACGGCGGCATTCTGGACAGGGTCGACAGCTTGATGTTCACGGCTCCGGTGTTTTTCCACTTCATCTACTACTTCGTCTACGGGCCTTACCGCTGA
- a CDS encoding CDP-alcohol phosphatidyltransferase family protein — MTVYAAKPAFQKLLRPLAYRLADLGVSANAVTLSAMFLSVVLGAGLAINIVGGGRWVFFLLPAFLLIRMALNAIDGLIARERHQVSRLGAYLNELGDVVSDSALYLPFALLPYGWPAAMLVALSAAGELAGVLGQTNGGTRRYDGPLGKSDRALWLSVLALLLGFGVAPGVWLAVVLAVLCVLAALTIANRVQRGLGEAN, encoded by the coding sequence ATGACCGTATACGCTGCCAAACCCGCGTTTCAAAAATTGCTGCGCCCGCTGGCTTACCGTCTGGCCGACCTGGGGGTGAGCGCCAACGCCGTGACGCTAAGCGCCATGTTCTTGTCGGTGGTTTTGGGCGCGGGGCTGGCCATCAATATCGTGGGTGGCGGGCGCTGGGTGTTCTTTTTGCTGCCCGCGTTTTTGCTGATCCGGATGGCCCTCAACGCCATTGACGGTCTCATCGCCCGCGAACGCCATCAAGTCAGCCGCCTCGGGGCGTACCTCAACGAGCTGGGCGACGTGGTTTCGGATTCGGCACTGTATTTGCCGTTCGCGCTGCTGCCTTACGGCTGGCCCGCCGCCATGTTGGTGGCGCTCAGTGCTGCTGGCGAGTTGGCCGGAGTGCTGGGGCAAACCAACGGTGGCACCCGCCGCTACGACGGGCCGCTGGGTAAAAGTGACCGGGCGCTGTGGCTGAGCGTACTGGCCCTGCTGCTGGGTTTTGGGGTCGCGCCGGGGGTGTGGCTGGCGGTGGTGCTGGCGGTGCTGTGCGTTCTTGCGGCGCTGACCATCGCCAACCGAGTGCAGCGCGGCCTGGGGGAAGCAAACTGA
- a CDS encoding cation:proton antiporter — protein MSPDALSSSELFGVFMVLISALSYFNSRYWKLSPTIAMLLSGLVIAGAVALADSLGWPPAGRVRDLVQGIPFGTLVFDWLLSFLLFSSAMQIDVKLLFRKRLAVIAMTLLTTLITMLLLGGGFYGLLNWAGLPITWPLALLFGAIIAPTDPVAVLPMLQAARVPKTVETLIAGESLFNDGVGVVAFTVLVAATLPAAGEAAQTVTVLSTALLFLREMLGGLLVGALLGLAAILLIRQVPREENTRLTISLAMVVGGNALAQWLGVSGPVTVAASGLTLSALLQIWRRRAKQSGWLGSLSGDERRQLEDTRTRLFGFWQFIDYLLNAALFTVMAFEVLSLKVNTLLLLLAPAVIGLNLVARAIGVWLPVTLLKNRETFAPYTKRVMIWSGLRGGVTLALAFNLPDNPLRGTFLVLSYAVVVFSMLVQGLTLPTLAKKLKKTAQEDAAEGEPVT, from the coding sequence ATGTCACCTGACGCTCTGTCCTCCAGCGAACTCTTCGGCGTCTTTATGGTGCTGATCTCGGCGCTGTCCTATTTCAACAGCCGCTATTGGAAACTCTCCCCCACCATCGCCATGCTGCTCAGCGGCCTGGTCATCGCGGGCGCGGTGGCGCTGGCCGATTCACTGGGCTGGCCCCCCGCCGGGCGTGTCCGTGATTTGGTGCAGGGCATTCCGTTTGGCACGCTGGTGTTCGACTGGCTGCTGAGTTTCTTGTTGTTTTCCAGCGCCATGCAAATTGACGTGAAATTGCTGTTTCGCAAGCGGCTGGCCGTCATTGCCATGACCCTGCTGACCACCCTGATCACCATGCTGCTGCTCGGCGGCGGGTTTTACGGGCTGCTGAACTGGGCGGGCTTGCCGATCACTTGGCCGCTGGCGCTGCTGTTCGGAGCGATTATCGCGCCCACCGACCCGGTGGCGGTGCTGCCGATGCTACAAGCCGCCCGCGTGCCCAAAACGGTGGAGACCTTGATCGCTGGCGAGAGCCTGTTCAACGACGGCGTGGGTGTGGTGGCCTTTACCGTGCTGGTGGCCGCCACCTTGCCCGCCGCTGGAGAGGCCGCTCAAACGGTCACGGTGCTGAGCACGGCGCTGCTGTTTTTGCGCGAGATGCTGGGCGGCTTGCTGGTGGGAGCGCTGCTGGGTCTGGCCGCTATTTTGCTGATCAGGCAGGTGCCGCGCGAAGAAAACACTCGCCTAACCATCTCGCTGGCGATGGTGGTGGGCGGCAACGCACTGGCGCAGTGGTTGGGCGTCAGCGGGCCAGTGACGGTGGCGGCCAGCGGCCTGACCCTCTCGGCTCTGCTGCAAATCTGGCGGCGGCGGGCCAAACAAAGCGGCTGGCTGGGCAGTTTGTCGGGCGACGAGCGCCGCCAATTGGAAGACACCCGGACGCGGCTGTTTGGCTTCTGGCAATTTATCGATTACCTGCTCAACGCCGCCCTGTTTACCGTGATGGCCTTTGAAGTGCTGAGCCTCAAAGTCAACACCTTGCTGCTGCTGCTGGCTCCGGCGGTGATCGGGCTGAACTTGGTGGCGCGGGCCATTGGCGTGTGGCTGCCAGTGACTTTGCTCAAAAACCGCGAAACCTTTGCGCCCTACACCAAACGGGTGATGATCTGGTCGGGCCTGCGGGGCGGCGTGACGTTGGCGCTGGCCTTCAATTTGCCTGACAATCCGCTGCGCGGCACCTTTTTGGTGCTGAGCTACGCAGTGGTGGTCTTCAGCATGTTGGTGCAGGGCCTGACCTTGCCCACACTCGCCAAGAAACTCAAGAAAACCGCTCAGGAAGACGCGGCGGAGGGCGAGCCGGTGACTTGA
- the aroQ gene encoding type II 3-dehydroquinate dehydratase: MLLVLNGPNLNRLGKREPGVYGTLTLEELERQCELWGSELSTTVTCRQSNFEGQLLEWIHDAEEHGFTGIVINPGALTHYSYALRDAIGGQNVPVVEVHISNVDAREEFRHKSVTAAVCKGKISGLGFAGYRFAMEFLVEEVGG, from the coding sequence ATGCTCCTAGTGCTCAACGGCCCCAACCTCAACCGCCTCGGCAAGCGCGAACCGGGCGTCTACGGCACCCTGACGCTGGAAGAACTGGAACGGCAGTGCGAACTGTGGGGCAGTGAACTCAGCACCACCGTGACGTGCCGCCAGAGCAACTTCGAGGGCCAGCTTCTGGAGTGGATTCACGACGCCGAAGAACACGGCTTTACCGGCATCGTGATCAATCCTGGTGCGCTGACCCACTACAGCTACGCCCTGCGCGACGCCATCGGTGGGCAGAATGTGCCGGTGGTGGAAGTGCATATCAGCAACGTAGACGCCCGCGAGGAGTTCCGGCACAAGTCGGTGACGGCGGCGGTCTGCAAAGGTAAAATCAGCGGGTTGGGTTTTGCCGGCTACAGGTTTGCAATGGAATTTTTGGTCGAGGAAGTCGGCGGGTGA
- the aroB gene encoding 3-dehydroquinate synthase produces the protein MPATEPLGQVLTIEVGGALPYRVEVGSGLLAHLEVPHKQVALIYPSDLPNQFVEQVRAALSPAVMIVVPPRDACKTLSVLESVLSELAQANLTRDSAVVGLGGGAVTDLAGFAAASYLRGVAYYSVPTTLLGMVDAAVGGKTGVNLPEGKNLVGAFWPPKQVWVDVDTLATLPPATFREGAAEAYKHGLIADPSLLERVLSPEFVPGHASLPQIIADAIAVKAGVVTRDLTEQGERAYLNFGHTLAHALEAVTHQAITHGEAVGYGMHYAALLSREMGGKDLTDDTRAFLKYQKPQPLPPLTFEDLWPYMARDKKADAEGVRFVLLCDLAQPYLARVPEDILRRAFGIWVEEI, from the coding sequence GTGCCTGCGACTGAGCCGCTTGGGCAAGTCCTGACCATCGAAGTCGGCGGCGCTTTGCCCTACCGCGTGGAAGTCGGCTCCGGTTTGCTGGCCCACCTTGAAGTGCCGCATAAGCAAGTGGCACTGATCTATCCCAGTGATTTGCCAAATCAGTTCGTTGAGCAAGTGCGGGCCGCCCTCTCCCCTGCCGTGATGATCGTGGTTCCGCCCCGCGACGCCTGCAAAACGCTGAGCGTGCTGGAAAGCGTGCTCTCTGAACTGGCCCAAGCCAACCTGACCCGTGACAGCGCGGTGGTGGGCCTCGGCGGCGGGGCCGTCACCGATCTGGCAGGTTTCGCGGCGGCGAGTTACTTGCGCGGGGTGGCTTATTACTCGGTGCCGACCACGCTGCTGGGCATGGTGGACGCAGCAGTGGGCGGCAAAACCGGAGTCAACTTACCGGAAGGCAAAAACCTGGTGGGCGCGTTTTGGCCGCCCAAGCAAGTCTGGGTAGACGTGGACACGCTTGCCACGCTGCCCCCCGCCACCTTCCGCGAGGGCGCTGCCGAGGCCTACAAGCACGGCCTGATCGCCGACCCCAGCCTGCTTGAGCGGGTACTCTCACCTGAGTTCGTGCCGGGTCACGCCAGCTTGCCGCAGATTATTGCCGACGCGATTGCCGTCAAGGCCGGAGTCGTCACCCGCGACCTGACCGAGCAGGGTGAGCGGGCGTACCTCAACTTTGGGCACACGCTGGCCCACGCGCTGGAAGCAGTCACCCACCAAGCAATCACGCACGGCGAAGCGGTGGGCTACGGCATGCACTACGCCGCGCTGCTGTCGCGTGAAATGGGCGGCAAAGACTTGACCGATGACACGCGGGCCTTTTTAAAGTACCAAAAGCCCCAGCCGCTGCCTCCACTCACTTTTGAAGACCTCTGGCCTTACATGGCCCGCGACAAAAAAGCCGACGCTGAGGGCGTGCGTTTCGTGCTGCTCTGCGACTTGGCACAGCCTTATCTGGCGCGGGTGCCGGAAGACATTTTGCGGCGAGCTTTTGGGATATGGGTGGAGGAGATTTAG